The following are encoded together in the Patagioenas fasciata isolate bPatFas1 chromosome 7, bPatFas1.hap1, whole genome shotgun sequence genome:
- the CD28 gene encoding T-cell-specific surface glycoprotein CD28 translates to MLLGVLVVLCFIPAADVTENKILVAQSPLLIVDNKNATLVCNYTYNGTAEEFRASLHKGTDSAVEVCFISWKTTRNSSNSNEEFNCQGIHDKDKVIFNLWNMSANQTDIYFCKIEAMYPPPYVYNEKSNGTVIHVKETPIQIQEPQSTIPLWIMVTMTGVLGFYSMLITAVFIDYWQKSKKNMYHQSDYMNMTPRHPPYQKNKGYPSYAPTRDYTAYRSWQP, encoded by the exons ATGCTCCTGGGGGTCCTCGTGGTGCTCTGCTTCATCCCCGCTGCTGATGTGACAG AAAACAAGATTTTAGTGGCTCAGAGTCCTTTGCTCATCGTAGATAACAAAAATGCAACTCTAGTCTGCAACTACACATACAATGGAACAGCGGAGGAATTTCGAGCTTCGCTGCACAAAGGAACAGACAGTGCAGTTGAAGTTTGCTTTATTTCATGGAAGACGACCAGAAATAGCAGTAACTCAAACGAAGAATTCAACTGCCAGGGGATTCACGATAAAGACAAAGTCATCTTCAATCTTTGGAATATGAGTGCCAACCAAACTGACATCTACTTCTGCAAAATCGAGGCCATGTATCCACCCCCATATGTCTACAATGAGAAAAGCAACGGGACTGTCATTCACGTGAAAG AGACACCGATCCAAATACAAGAGCCTCAGTCTACAATTCCTTTGTGGATTATGGTGACAATGACTGGAGTTCTTGGTTTCTACAGTATGCTAATAACAGCAGTTTTTATTGACTACTGG CAAAAATCCAAAAAGAACATGTACCATCAGAGTGACTACATGAACATGACTCCCCGGCACCCGCCGTACCAGAAGAACAAGGGCTACCCATCCTATGCGCCAACACGAGACTACACGGCGTATCGGTCCTGGCAGCCCTGA